A region from the Methylothermaceae bacteria B42 genome encodes:
- a CDS encoding glutamate--tRNA ligase codes for MENRKTRFAPSPSGYIHLGNARTALFNRLFGQIFLLRIEDTDQERSRHEFVSALMEDLHWLALDWEEGPQSPFPNQYFQSQRQQIYDRYYQDLEEKNLAYPCFCSPEELAMSRKLQRAQGLPPRYSGKCAQLSPQEIQTKLAQGLKPTLRFRVPSGKTIEFDDLVKGRQVFETDTIGDFIIRRADGTPAFFFCNAVDDALMEVTHVLRGEDHLTNTPRQLLILQALELSAPCYGHISLILGEDGAPLSKRNGSQSIRELRKQGYLPIAIINLLARLGHYYANDNLMTPDQLSKAFSLENLSRSPARFDPQQLIYWQQQAVQSADNATLWQWLPESLHHLVPEPHKETFLELVRSNCVLPNEAMDWARILFEKSVPITDNAQEILIQADPDFFRAAVLAAHEFPDNYQAFLKALKDRTQAKGKQLFQPLRAALTGRLDGPELSKIYSILTPEQIEHRFARWTGTPC; via the coding sequence ATGGAAAACCGTAAGACCCGCTTTGCCCCCAGTCCCTCCGGCTATATTCATCTCGGCAATGCCCGAACAGCATTATTCAACCGTTTGTTTGGACAAATTTTCTTACTCCGAATCGAGGACACCGACCAGGAGAGAAGCCGGCATGAATTTGTCTCGGCCCTCATGGAAGATCTGCACTGGCTGGCCTTGGATTGGGAAGAAGGCCCCCAAAGCCCGTTTCCCAATCAGTATTTCCAGTCCCAACGGCAACAAATTTATGACCGTTATTATCAGGATCTTGAAGAAAAAAACCTCGCTTATCCTTGCTTTTGCTCTCCGGAAGAACTGGCCATGTCCAGGAAACTGCAACGGGCACAGGGATTGCCGCCTCGTTATTCAGGCAAATGCGCCCAGCTTAGTCCCCAGGAAATCCAAACCAAATTAGCCCAGGGTCTTAAACCCACCTTGCGGTTCCGAGTACCCTCCGGAAAAACCATCGAATTCGACGACTTGGTCAAAGGGCGTCAGGTCTTTGAAACTGACACCATCGGGGATTTCATCATCCGCCGCGCTGACGGAACGCCGGCGTTTTTCTTTTGTAATGCGGTGGACGATGCGCTGATGGAAGTCACCCATGTATTGCGGGGCGAGGATCATCTCACCAATACCCCCCGTCAATTATTGATTTTGCAGGCACTAGAGTTATCCGCACCCTGTTATGGCCATATTTCTTTAATCCTGGGGGAAGACGGCGCCCCTTTATCCAAACGCAACGGCAGCCAGAGCATTCGCGAACTACGGAAACAAGGATACCTACCCATCGCTATTATCAATTTGCTGGCCCGTCTTGGGCATTATTATGCCAATGACAATCTCATGACCCCGGATCAGCTTTCTAAAGCATTCAGCCTGGAAAACCTAAGCCGTTCTCCCGCCCGCTTTGACCCCCAGCAGTTGATTTATTGGCAACAACAAGCAGTCCAAAGCGCTGATAATGCTACTTTATGGCAATGGTTGCCAGAATCGCTCCACCATTTGGTACCCGAACCCCATAAAGAGACCTTTCTGGAACTGGTGCGCAGCAATTGCGTCTTGCCTAATGAAGCGATGGATTGGGCGAGGATCTTATTTGAAAAATCCGTTCCTATCACCGATAACGCCCAGGAAATCCTGATCCAAGCCGATCCCGATTTTTTCAGGGCTGCGGTACTTGCCGCCCATGAATTTCCAGACAATTACCAGGCTTTTTTGAAAGCATTGAAAGACAGAACCCAAGCCAAAGGCAAACAGTTATTTCAACCACTTAGGGCGGCCTTGACCGGACGGCTCGATGGTCCTGAATTGAGCAAAATTTATTCAATCTTGACCCCCGAACAAATCGAACACCGCTTTGCCCGCTGGACGGGAACGCCATGCTGA
- a CDS encoding alpha/beta hydrolase: MGVILETSFKPAWWLNNPHLQTLWPTFTRRLPPPPRRVQILETPDGDFLELAWCGGGAGPLVLLLHGLAGSFNSHYIKGQQWALLQMGWRSVAMNFRGCGKTPNRTARCYHSGETDDVDFVYRHLLHLEPGAPKAAVGFSLGGNVLLKWLGERKKTIDLFAACAVSVPLQLHLCADTMDRGFSRIYRNRLIGELKQYIAQKIRYLEKKGFHAEAKRLKALGELDSIRSFWEYDDRVIAGLYPFEDVHDYYRQCSSRRFLGDIQVPTLLIQSLDDPFMIPDVIPPPEETSPSFAMEITAGGGHVGFIQGTVPGKGYYWLEQRIPQFLRSRYLAKHASAEPSQANELCPEISP; the protein is encoded by the coding sequence ATGGGCGTCATTCTCGAAACTTCTTTCAAACCGGCATGGTGGCTGAATAACCCTCATCTGCAAACCTTATGGCCTACTTTCACCCGGCGTTTGCCACCACCGCCACGCCGCGTTCAAATTCTGGAAACGCCAGATGGCGATTTTCTGGAACTGGCTTGGTGCGGTGGCGGCGCTGGGCCTTTGGTATTGCTGTTACATGGTTTGGCTGGAAGTTTCAATTCCCATTACATTAAAGGACAACAATGGGCTTTATTGCAAATGGGGTGGCGCAGCGTGGCGATGAATTTTCGGGGCTGTGGAAAAACGCCAAATCGTACTGCTCGCTGTTACCATTCGGGTGAAACTGATGACGTAGATTTTGTCTATCGCCATCTACTCCATCTAGAACCGGGGGCTCCCAAAGCAGCTGTGGGTTTTTCTCTCGGTGGCAATGTGTTGTTGAAATGGCTGGGAGAAAGGAAAAAAACAATAGATTTATTTGCCGCGTGTGCGGTGTCGGTGCCGCTACAACTGCATCTGTGCGCGGACACAATGGACCGGGGGTTTTCCAGAATCTACCGCAATCGATTGATTGGGGAATTGAAGCAATATATAGCCCAAAAAATCCGCTATCTCGAAAAAAAAGGTTTTCATGCAGAAGCCAAGCGGTTAAAGGCATTAGGCGAACTGGATTCTATTCGCTCCTTTTGGGAGTATGATGATCGGGTGATTGCCGGGCTTTATCCTTTTGAAGACGTGCATGACTATTACCGCCAATGCAGTTCCCGCCGGTTTTTGGGAGATATCCAGGTGCCAACACTGCTGATTCAATCCCTAGACGATCCATTCATGATACCGGATGTCATTCCACCGCCTGAAGAAACCTCCCCAAGTTTTGCCATGGAGATTACTGCTGGTGGCGGCCATGTGGGATTCATTCAAGGAACGGTACCGGGCAAAGGATACTATTGGTTGGAGCAACGGATTCCTCAGTTCCTGCGTTCTCGATATTTGGCCAAACACGCTTCTGCAGAGCCATCGCAAGCAAATGAGCTTTGCCCTGAAATTTCACCGTGA
- a CDS encoding methylenetetrahydrofolate dehydrogenase, producing the protein MKKLLFQFDTDEHPASFDTVVAYDGGCDHVIPHGGLTPQNVGPLVEGTIFTRPPKDKKNTAIFIGGSDLQAGERLLDTVKGKFFADFRVSVMLDSNGSNTTAAAGVAKIVGSVPVKGKKAVVLAGTGPVGQRAAALLAKEGAEVVLTSRSLERAKKASEEMKARFGVSITPVEAIDNDARGEVIKDAQIVFSTGAAGVQLLGERHWADLPELEVLADANATPPLGIEGLDMMDRGSIRHGKICWGAIGFGTLKLAVHRACIGRLFERNDLILDAEEIYAIAKEMA; encoded by the coding sequence GTGAAAAAATTATTGTTTCAATTTGATACCGACGAGCATCCCGCTTCCTTCGATACGGTAGTGGCCTATGATGGCGGCTGCGATCATGTTATTCCCCATGGCGGATTGACTCCCCAGAATGTGGGGCCGCTGGTAGAAGGAACGATTTTCACCCGGCCTCCGAAGGACAAGAAAAATACCGCAATTTTTATTGGCGGCAGTGATTTGCAGGCAGGCGAACGATTGTTGGATACCGTAAAAGGTAAGTTTTTTGCCGATTTCAGGGTATCGGTGATGCTAGACAGTAATGGCAGTAATACCACCGCTGCGGCGGGCGTGGCTAAAATTGTCGGAAGTGTACCGGTAAAGGGCAAAAAAGCAGTGGTGTTGGCCGGAACGGGCCCGGTCGGACAACGGGCAGCGGCCTTGCTGGCAAAGGAGGGCGCCGAGGTGGTTTTGACATCCCGTTCATTGGAGCGGGCAAAAAAAGCCAGTGAGGAAATGAAAGCCCGCTTTGGCGTGTCAATCACGCCGGTGGAAGCGATTGACAATGACGCCCGGGGGGAAGTGATCAAAGACGCCCAAATTGTTTTTTCGACTGGTGCCGCAGGCGTGCAATTATTGGGAGAACGGCACTGGGCGGATTTGCCTGAATTGGAAGTCTTGGCCGATGCCAATGCGACGCCCCCGCTGGGGATCGAGGGGCTGGATATGATGGATCGCGGTTCCATCCGCCACGGCAAAATTTGCTGGGGAGCGATCGGTTTCGGTACCTTGAAGCTGGCGGTGCACCGGGCTTGTATCGGCCGATTGTTTGAGCGTAACGATTTGATTCTCGATGCCGAGGAGATTTATGCCATTGCCAAGGAGATGGCCTGA
- a CDS encoding copper oxidase produces the protein MKIFRILAYGLGIALSLSAAWLLFPGQRSEAGLTAPETLKWVPDIEETEDFCPFEHPEWRKAQTIEGMEISESPICQPDNPYLVASVVKGTNNVTMPTLMKTRLAMDAVVKDNDRDGDGDPDVIHIKLEVAELNGSSPDGDFLIPGYQIAPGLQPGIWVFTPKLRGMATVDAINTQAPEILRAPSPPIRVEQGDTIYLTLENTHYLPHTIHLHGVDHPYLRADGQGNDGVPVTSEKVLLPGESRTYELHPRQTGAGIYHCHVQTDKHMLMGLQGLFIVEENRPDNWLQTFNIGAGRVRHPSRAVREKYAQEIDLHFQSLDKERYLAIQEHHDPRLVSKAMNRDYDITDAEEDFYLLNGKAFPYTLRDSLIVVEPNQKILLHTVNGHPHSLGLHLHGHKTTAIAADGVPLEVPNTRDVQPLIPAQRLDLVLDTSNDGRHSFGPGAWLFHDHAEKSVTSDGVGPGGDLGLIVYRQYLDKNGLPKLQGMDLVPFFNRQFYQKQVPVWARSEAWEIFSDAAPVPPDRLRLLLSGLSLGLALGLFIAFWRSGRKAQ, from the coding sequence ATGAAAATATTTCGTATTTTGGCCTACGGCCTTGGCATTGCCTTATCGCTTTCCGCGGCTTGGTTGTTATTCCCGGGGCAGCGCAGCGAAGCTGGATTGACCGCGCCCGAAACCCTCAAATGGGTGCCGGATATCGAGGAAACCGAGGATTTTTGCCCCTTCGAACACCCCGAGTGGCGCAAGGCCCAAACCATTGAAGGCATGGAGATCAGCGAATCCCCCATCTGCCAGCCGGACAACCCCTATCTGGTCGCCAGCGTGGTCAAGGGCACCAACAATGTCACCATGCCCACTTTGATGAAAACCCGCCTGGCCATGGATGCGGTTGTCAAGGATAACGACCGGGACGGCGACGGCGACCCCGATGTTATTCATATCAAGCTGGAAGTGGCGGAACTCAATGGCAGCAGCCCGGATGGCGACTTTCTGATTCCAGGCTATCAGATCGCCCCCGGCCTGCAGCCTGGTATTTGGGTTTTTACGCCCAAATTGCGGGGCATGGCCACCGTCGATGCCATCAACACCCAGGCACCGGAAATCCTGCGCGCGCCCTCCCCTCCCATCCGGGTGGAACAGGGCGATACCATTTATCTCACGCTGGAAAACACCCATTACCTGCCCCACACCATCCACCTGCACGGCGTCGATCACCCTTACCTGCGCGCAGATGGGCAGGGTAATGATGGCGTTCCCGTCACCAGCGAAAAGGTGCTGTTGCCGGGAGAATCGCGTACTTATGAACTTCACCCCCGCCAGACCGGCGCCGGCATCTATCACTGCCATGTTCAGACCGACAAGCACATGCTCATGGGCTTGCAAGGCTTGTTCATCGTGGAAGAAAACCGCCCCGACAACTGGCTGCAAACCTTCAATATCGGCGCCGGGCGGGTCCGCCATCCCTCCCGGGCGGTGCGGGAAAAGTATGCCCAGGAAATCGATCTCCATTTCCAATCGTTGGACAAAGAGCGCTACTTGGCGATTCAGGAACACCACGATCCCCGCTTGGTGTCCAAGGCCATGAACCGGGATTATGACATTACCGATGCGGAAGAGGATTTTTATCTGCTCAATGGCAAGGCGTTTCCCTACACTTTGCGCGATTCCCTAATTGTGGTGGAACCGAACCAAAAGATTCTACTCCATACCGTCAATGGCCATCCTCATTCCCTCGGACTGCACCTGCACGGACATAAAACCACAGCGATTGCCGCCGATGGCGTACCTCTGGAAGTACCCAACACCCGCGATGTACAACCCTTGATCCCGGCTCAACGCCTGGATCTGGTACTGGACACCAGCAATGACGGCCGTCACAGTTTTGGCCCGGGGGCCTGGCTATTCCATGACCATGCGGAAAAAAGCGTCACCAGCGATGGCGTGGGTCCCGGCGGGGATCTGGGGCTAATCGTCTACCGCCAATATTTGGATAAGAATGGGTTGCCGAAATTACAGGGCATGGATTTGGTGCCCTTCTTCAACCGCCAGTTTTACCAGAAACAAGTTCCAGTTTGGGCCCGCAGCGAAGCCTGGGAGATTTTCTCCGATGCCGCCCCCGTGCCCCCTGACCGCTTGCGGCTGTTACTCTCCGGACTCAGTTTGGGGCTGGCGCTGGGCCTATTCATTGCCTTTTGGCGGAGCGGGAGGAAGGCTCAATGA
- a CDS encoding preprotein translocase: MVSTNDTPNRANLTKGRVDKFACPPGKTQSFLWDRDVTGLAVRATQAGSKSFIFQSRFGGKPIRITIGGLDAWDISKARAEARRLQTLIDQGVDPRIEKAERIKKNEERRKELQRQAVTFREVWEAYIEARMDSWGDRHLYDHRQLMQPPGIKKRRGKTPTTAGALWRFLDMRLADINDETIMAWLEVERGRRPTVAHRAYRTLRAFLNWVSETPEYSGIIQPSAILNNRVRRLVPSTGIHNDTLQKEQLATWFRAVMGIYDPVISAYLQILLLTGARRRELSPLRWDDVDFEWNSLTIRDKVVGARVIPLTPYVKSLIESLADTSPYVFHSTRSKSGHLEEPGPTHKKALQNEGLPPITLHGLRRSFGSLCEWVEIPQGVVAQIMGHRPSATAEKHYRVRPLDLLRKWHVKIEAWILAQAGVNYE; encoded by the coding sequence ATGGTTTCCACCAATGATACTCCAAATCGCGCCAATCTGACCAAGGGGCGCGTGGATAAATTCGCCTGTCCGCCAGGCAAAACGCAATCGTTTTTATGGGACAGGGATGTCACCGGCCTGGCGGTACGTGCCACCCAGGCCGGAAGCAAATCATTCATATTCCAATCACGTTTCGGCGGCAAACCCATTCGAATCACGATAGGCGGCCTGGATGCCTGGGACATTTCAAAAGCCCGCGCCGAGGCCAGGCGGCTGCAAACCCTGATTGACCAGGGGGTTGACCCCCGTATCGAGAAAGCCGAGCGGATCAAAAAAAACGAGGAGCGGCGGAAGGAATTGCAGCGCCAGGCGGTGACATTCCGGGAAGTTTGGGAGGCTTACATCGAGGCGAGAATGGATTCATGGGGTGACCGCCATTTGTATGACCACCGCCAATTAATGCAGCCGCCAGGCATTAAAAAGCGGCGCGGAAAAACGCCCACCACCGCCGGCGCCCTGTGGCGCTTTCTCGACATGCGCCTGGCCGACATCAATGACGAAACCATCATGGCCTGGCTGGAGGTGGAGCGTGGCAGGCGGCCAACCGTGGCACACCGCGCCTACCGCACCCTGCGGGCGTTTCTCAATTGGGTATCGGAAACGCCGGAATATTCCGGGATCATTCAGCCCTCCGCCATCCTGAATAACCGCGTCCGCCGCCTGGTGCCATCCACTGGAATCCACAATGACACCCTTCAAAAAGAGCAATTGGCGACCTGGTTCAGGGCGGTTATGGGGATATACGATCCGGTCATTTCCGCCTACCTTCAGATTCTTCTACTAACCGGCGCCAGACGGCGGGAACTGTCCCCGCTTCGATGGGACGACGTGGATTTTGAATGGAATTCCCTGACCATTCGGGACAAGGTGGTGGGGGCGCGGGTCATTCCGTTGACACCCTACGTCAAATCCCTCATCGAGTCCCTGGCGGACACTTCGCCATACGTGTTCCATAGTACTCGTTCAAAGAGCGGGCATTTGGAGGAGCCAGGCCCAACACACAAAAAAGCCCTCCAAAACGAGGGGCTGCCGCCCATCACCCTTCACGGCCTGCGCCGCTCGTTTGGCAGTTTGTGCGAGTGGGTTGAAATCCCCCAGGGCGTGGTGGCTCAGATCATGGGCCACCGGCCAAGCGCCACCGCCGAAAAACATTACCGGGTGCGGCCCTTGGACCTGCTCAGGAAATGGCACGTAAAAATCGAGGCGTGGATTTTGGCACAGGCGGGGGTGAATTATGAGTAA
- a CDS encoding cysteine--tRNA ligase, which produces MLKLYNTLTRRKEVFKPIEPGKVRMYVCGMTVYDYCHLGHARVMVVFDVIARYLRWCGYQVTYVRNITDIDDKIIQRANELGIPFHQLTEKFIQAMHEDEKALNVLPPDLEPRATQSIDAIIQMIARLIDRGYAYIGENGDVYYSVSKFKGYGKLSGKNPEELRAGSRVEVNEAKQDPLDFVLWKRAKTGEPAWDSPWGKGRPGWHIECSAMSTTCLGAHFDIHGGGADLQFPHHENEIAQSEGATGEPFVNYWLHAGFVRVNQEKMSKSLGNFFTIREVLKQYPGEVIRFFILSSHYRSPLDYSEDSLEKARAGLTRLYTALRGLPMVDENEAGETYRQRFQEAMDDDFNTPAALAVLFDLSKEINRLKALDPDKAARLGATLRNLGAVLGILQEDPESYFKDLGQSAESESSTTALGEEEIEKLIAQRNQARKNKDWARADEIRDQLKVRGIVLEDTPQGTLWRRE; this is translated from the coding sequence ATGCTGAAACTCTACAATACGCTGACCCGGCGCAAAGAAGTCTTCAAACCCATCGAGCCGGGCAAGGTCCGAATGTATGTTTGTGGCATGACTGTCTATGACTACTGCCACTTGGGCCATGCCCGGGTGATGGTGGTTTTCGATGTGATAGCCCGATATTTGCGTTGGTGCGGTTATCAAGTGACCTATGTGCGCAACATCACCGATATCGATGACAAAATCATCCAGCGCGCCAATGAATTGGGTATTCCCTTTCACCAGCTCACGGAAAAATTCATCCAGGCCATGCATGAGGATGAAAAGGCACTGAATGTGTTGCCGCCAGACCTGGAACCCCGCGCGACCCAATCCATCGATGCCATCATTCAGATGATAGCGCGGCTGATTGATAGAGGTTACGCCTATATTGGAGAAAACGGCGACGTTTATTACTCTGTTTCGAAATTTAAAGGGTATGGCAAACTGTCCGGGAAAAATCCTGAAGAACTGCGGGCCGGCAGCCGGGTGGAAGTAAACGAGGCGAAACAGGATCCACTCGATTTCGTCCTCTGGAAACGGGCCAAAACCGGCGAACCCGCCTGGGACTCCCCCTGGGGCAAGGGCCGTCCCGGCTGGCATATCGAATGCTCGGCCATGTCAACCACATGCCTCGGCGCCCACTTTGATATCCACGGTGGCGGCGCGGACCTGCAATTTCCTCATCACGAAAATGAAATCGCCCAATCGGAGGGCGCCACTGGCGAACCTTTCGTCAACTACTGGCTGCACGCGGGCTTCGTGCGGGTCAATCAGGAAAAAATGTCCAAATCCCTGGGCAATTTCTTCACCATTCGCGAAGTACTCAAACAGTACCCCGGCGAAGTGATCCGTTTTTTCATTTTGTCCAGCCATTACCGCAGTCCGCTGGATTATTCTGAAGACTCTCTGGAAAAAGCCCGCGCCGGTCTCACCCGCCTCTATACGGCACTGCGCGGACTACCCATGGTGGATGAAAACGAAGCAGGAGAAACCTACCGTCAGCGCTTCCAGGAAGCCATGGATGACGATTTCAATACCCCGGCGGCACTGGCGGTTCTGTTTGATCTGTCCAAAGAAATCAATCGCCTCAAAGCCCTGGATCCAGATAAGGCAGCCAGACTGGGAGCAACGCTGAGAAACCTGGGCGCTGTCCTGGGAATTTTGCAGGAAGATCCTGAAAGCTATTTCAAAGACCTGGGGCAAAGTGCTGAAAGTGAAAGCAGCACAACCGCTTTAGGGGAAGAAGAAATTGAAAAATTGATTGCGCAGCGCAATCAAGCCAGGAAAAACAAGGACTGGGCCCGGGCCGATGAAATCCGGGATCAACTAAAAGTACGCGGAATTGTCCTTGAAGACACCCCCCAAGGCACGCTGTGGCGGCGGGAGTAG
- a CDS encoding methenyltetrahydrofolate cyclohydrolase — MIKDQTIETFLQQLASASATPGGGSAAAIMGSMGAALVSMVANLTIGKDKYKAVEADMQALLEEAEALRICLLDAVRADVEAFDQVMAAYRLPKNTEEEKTLRSKEIQEALKTATDVPLECVRLSAAVIDLSRTAMEKGNRNVISDAGVAVLAAHAALKSSALNVYVNLNAIQDTTFTKQRREELEKLIAGKDEEVEKIYQQVKHQL, encoded by the coding sequence ATGATCAAAGACCAAACCATAGAAACATTTTTGCAACAACTGGCCAGCGCCTCGGCCACCCCGGGAGGTGGCAGCGCAGCGGCCATCATGGGGTCGATGGGAGCTGCTCTGGTCAGCATGGTGGCCAATTTGACCATTGGCAAGGATAAATACAAAGCAGTGGAAGCGGATATGCAAGCTTTGCTGGAAGAAGCGGAAGCCTTGCGCATCTGCCTGCTGGATGCGGTACGGGCCGATGTGGAAGCCTTTGACCAGGTGATGGCTGCCTACCGGCTCCCCAAAAACACCGAAGAAGAAAAAACCTTGCGCAGCAAAGAAATCCAGGAAGCCCTCAAAACCGCCACCGATGTTCCCCTGGAATGCGTCCGCTTATCCGCGGCTGTCATAGATTTGAGCCGAACAGCGATGGAAAAAGGTAATCGCAATGTCATCAGTGACGCTGGCGTTGCCGTCCTGGCCGCTCACGCCGCTCTTAAAAGTTCAGCATTGAACGTTTACGTCAATCTCAATGCCATCCAGGATACGACTTTCACGAAACAGCGCCGGGAAGAGTTGGAAAAGCTCATTGCCGGCAAAGATGAAGAAGTTGAAAAAATCTATCAACAAGTCAAACACCAACTTTAG